The proteins below are encoded in one region of Oncorhynchus kisutch isolate 150728-3 linkage group LG14, Okis_V2, whole genome shotgun sequence:
- the LOC109904284 gene encoding transmembrane protein 229b, whose amino-acid sequence MATTAPTPVPLTVLCRWYLYAIHGYFCEVMFTAAWEFVVNRDWKFPGVTSVWALFIYGTCILIVEHMYLALRALQCPLLLRCLIYTLWTYIWEFSTGLLLTQFGACPWDYSHFQYNFMGLITAEYALPWFCASFMTEQLVIRNTLRLRMDTDGTEDVKSEAGGGEDGGGGGRRQRVEQGGTEVNGFLKVD is encoded by the coding sequence ATGGCAACCACAGCCCCTACACCGGTGCCTCTGACTGTCCTGTGTCGCTGGTACCTGTACGCCATCCACGGCTACTTCTGTGAGGTCATGTTCACCGCCGCCTGGGAGTTTGTGGTCAACCGCGACTGGAAGTTCCCTGGTGTTACCAGTGTGTGGGCTCTGTTCATCTACGGGACCTGCATCCTCATTGTGGAGCACATGTACCTGGCCCTCCGAGCTCTCCAATGCCCCCTGCTGCTGCGATGCCTCATCTATACCCTATGGACGTACATCTGGGAGTTCAGTACAGGGCTGTTGTTGACCCAGTTCGGGGCATGTCCCTGGGATTATTCCCATTTTCAGTATAACTTCATGGGGTTGATCACGGCAGAGTACGCCCTGCCATGGTTCTGTGCGTCGTTCATGACGGAGCAACTGGTTATACGCAACACACTGCGGCTAAGGATGGACACAGACGGAACAGAGGACGTCAAGTCTGAAGCAGGCGGGGGagaagatgggggaggaggggggaggagacaaCGGGTTGAACAAGGAGGTACAGAGGTCAATGGTTTCCTGAAAGTGGACTGA